One Tubulanus polymorphus chromosome 5, tnTubPoly1.2, whole genome shotgun sequence DNA segment encodes these proteins:
- the LOC141905011 gene encoding electron transfer flavoprotein-ubiquinone oxidoreductase, mitochondrial-like has translation MAFMPKLHSLLNVLGRERVCARLLHLSNRTNAVTTHYTIVPRENDSRWKDIDMERYGDEVDICIIGGGPAGLSTAIRLKQLAQQQQKEIRVCVVEKASEIGAHTLSGAVLQPTALNELFPDWKEMGAPLHTPVTTDRFSFMTKNSSIPIPLLPGMPLKNHGNYVVRLGNVVRWLGEQAEALGVELYPGYAASEVLYHEDGSVKGIATNDVGIFKDGSPKENFERGMELHAKMTVFAEGCHGHLTKQMKKKFNLVEGKEPMTYGLGMKELWEVKPENHDPGYVEHSIGWPVSKDVYGGSFLYHLGEQEGNHLVSIGFVVGLDYKNPYISPFREFQKWKHHPKVAKVLQGGKRIGYGARALNEGGVQSIPKLTFPGGMLIGCAAGFLNVPKVKGTHNAMKSGMLAAESIYDTIYSESAPESSTTAPEAKCYEDRIKNSWIWSELNSVRNVRPSFNTPLGIYGGMFYTGVIYYLLRGREPFTLKHGKADNEKLKPASECKPIDYPKPDGELSFDILSSVSLTGTNHDHDQPAHLTLYSDDVPVNHNLKIYDGPEQRFCPAGVYEYVEEGEGMRLQINAQNCIHCKTCDIKDPSQNINWVCPQGGEGPAYNGM, from the exons ATGGCGTTCATGCCGAAATTACATTCATTATTGAATGTTTTAG GCCGTGAAAGAGTATGCGCTCGCTTATTGCATTTATCAAACAGAACGAATGCGGTAACGACCCATTATACGATAGTACCTCGGGAAAATGACTCCAGATGGAAAG atattgatatGGAGCGTTATGGAGATGAAGTAGATATTTGTATTATCGGTGGAGGACCTGCCGGTTTATCGACCGCTATCAGACTCAAACAATTAGctcaacaacaacagaaagaAATACGAGTTTGTGTGGTAGAGAAAGCCTCTGAAATAG GTGCTCACACATTATCCGGTGCAGTTTTACAACCTACTGCTTTAAATGAATTGTTTCCGGATTGGAAAGAGATGGGG GCACCACTGCACACTCCTGTCACTACTGATCGATTCTCATTCATGACTAAGAATAGCTCAATACCGATTCCATTATTACCGG GTATGCCATTGAAGAATCATGGTAACTATGTGGTTAGACTTGGTAATGTAGTAAGATGGCTCGGTGAGCAGGCTGAAGCTTTAGGAGTTGAATTGTATCCTGGTTATGCCGCCAGTGAA gttttataTCACGAAGATGGCAGTGTGAAAGGTATAGCTACTAATGATGTTGGTATTTTCAAAGATGGCTCTCCAAAA GAAAACTTTGAACGCGGTATGGAATTGCACGCGAAGATGACTGTGTTCGCGGAAGGTTGCCACGGACACCTGACTAAACAGATGAAGAAGAAATTCAATCTCGTAGAAGGTAAAGAGCCGATGACGTACGGTTTGGGAATGAAAGAACTTTGGGAAGTAAAACCCGAAAATCACGATCCTGGTTACGTGGAACACTCTATTGGATGGCCAGTG TCTAAAGATGTCTACGGAGGATCATTCCTGTATCATCTAGGTGAGCAAGAAGGAAATCATTTAGTATCCATCGGATTTGTG GTTGGTTTAGACTATAAGAATCCATATATCAGTCCGTTTAGAGAATTCCAGAAATGGAAACATCATCCTAAAGTGGCTAAAGTTCTACAAGGCGGCAAGCGTATAGGGTATGGAGCTCGTGCATTAAATGAAGGTGGAGTTCAG TCAATTCCGAAGTTAACATTCCCGGGAGGTATGCTCATCGGTTGTGCCGCCGGATTTCTCAATGTGCCTAAAGTGAAGGGTACGCACAATGCTATGAAAAGTGGAATGCTCGCAGCTGAATCAATATATGATACGATATACAGCGAATCAGCCCCAGAATCATCAACCACag CTCCTGAAGCGAAATGTTACGAGGATCGTATAAAGAACAGTTGGATTTGGTCTGAATTAAATTCCGTTAGAAATGTCCGTCCTTCGTTCAACACACCACTCGGTATTTACGGTGGAATGTTTTATACGGGCGTCATTTATTATCTATTACGCGGTAGAGAACCATTCACACTAAAACACGGAA AGGCTGATAATGAGAAGTTGAAACCGGCAAGTGAATGTAAACCGATCGATTATCCGAAACCAGACGGTGAATTGAGTTTCGATATACTGTCGTCTGTTTCACTGACGGGAACCAATCACGATCACGATCAACCCGCCCACTTAACCTTGTACAGCGACGACGTACCTGTCAATCATAATCTGAAAATATACGACGGGCCTGAGCAACGATTCTGTCCGGCAG GCGTTTATGAATACGTGGAAGAAGGTGAAGGTATGCGACTgcaaatcaatgcacagaaTTGTATTCACTGTAAAACATGCGACATCAAAGATCCGAGTCAGAATATAAACTGGGTTTGTCCACAAGGAGGCGAGGGTCCAGCTTATAACGGAATGTAA